The genomic DNA TGCGCGTCACGCATTGTGGCACTGGTATATTACGCTTTTGACGTTAGGGATTTTATGGCCGCGAAAAAAGTTCTACCTAGAAAAGTACCGTACCGACCGCACGGTGTTCGGGTCCGCCACGCTGCATCAAGGGGGGACATGGCAGATGCTGATGTCCGGCTTGGTGCATGTCCTGATCGCGATTTTTTTGATTGGTGCCGTCACAGTTCAGGTTGCGATGTGAAGCAGCCGTGTTGTGATGCTGTATGGGATAGCGGTGCCTTGGTTCATTGATGGGTTGATGCACTACAATGCGCAAGCCACGCAGCTTTTGGCGTGTCCGCGTACAGAAACCATCGCGGGCATCTATGGGTTTGGCTACATTGCGACAGGTCTTCTTGCGCTGCTGCCGCTGTTGTTGATCCTCATGGTGATCGGTCTGGCTGAAAGTGCGCGTGTGCGTGCGCAGTAGGGCCCAGAAGCCCAAACGAGTGATGTTTTTGGTGTGCCGGTTTGGGTGTGGACGGTCCTTGGCGCTTTCGCCTATTTCGTGTTGTTCCAGATGTGATCTGTGCTGCGCCATTGCTTTATAATTATGCCGTTGAGGCGCCACTACGCTGCAACGCTGATAATCGAAAACTCCGACGCGCTGCATGCGATCAGCAAAAAAAGATCGTGATGAATGCCGTGAAGTCGAAGGCTTTGCAGAAACGCTTGATCTAGGTGTTCGGTCCCGGCATCTGTTGGATCGGATTAACGATGAATCTTTCTGGTTCTGAAGTCCCTATCTTGCAGATGTATTCGTACGGCGTCAGGCCGTTGAGCGTCTTCAGCCTTCGAGCGAAATTGTAGGCCGCTATGAAGTCTGCGAGATGGGTGTGCAGCTGATCATTCTTGTCGTAGTGATGCCGCCTGACTGTTGCGTCCTTGATCGTGCGGTTCATCCGCTCAACCTGGCCATTGGTCCATGGATGGTTGGGCTTGGTCAGCCGGTGCTCAATCCTGTTGGCATCGCAGATCATGTCGAACCGCATAGGCCGTGAATATGGTGTGTTCCGGTTACGTGGTTGCTCACAAAATTGAATGCCCTTGTCCGTCAGAATTGTGTGGATCTTGTATGGCACCGCTTTCAGCACAGCCTCCAGGAACTCCCAGGCCGTCTTGCGATTTGCTTTTTCTACAAGCCGTGCCACGGCAAACTTGCTGGTTCGGTCCCTCTCGTGACATCGCTTTGCGATTCACTGCCGGGCAATGAATGGCAACAAAGAGATAAAGTTTTCCTTCGTTGGTGCGCAACTCTGCAATGTCGATATGAAAATATCCGATCGGATAGCGTTTGAACTTTTGTCGTTTCGGCTTGTCGCCCTCCATATCTGGCAGTCGGGATATCCCATGCCGTTGCAAACAACGATGCAGGGAAGATCGCGTCCCCCTCTCATTGCTTGCTCCGCAAGCAACTGCCGGGCAATGGATGTGGGATAGTTGGCTGCAAGGCATAAAGACAATCATCCAGCGGTAGGAGCGTATGACGTCGAAAAGAGACGATCATCGCCTCTTCACCCGCGCTGAGAACGGTCGAACTGGGGTCCGTGGGGCCAGTCTTGCGGTCTTCTACAGTTTTGCGCTTGCGCCATTTGGAGACCGTTTTGACATTTATACCAAGTTCTCGACTCAAAGCTGCGGTCGTAGCTTGCGATCGCTGTATTGTTGCTCTGATGGCGTGCGTAGTCGTGGCGCAGCCATGACGTATTTGTCCCATAATGCTTCCTTCCATTCCAAAGAATAGATCGCACCATCAAACCAGGGGATCAAAAACCTAGGGACAGGACCCATTAAACTACTTGGTGCTACTATGGCTGCGTGATTCAAAGTCCCAAAGTTGGGGGATAGAATGAGCAATCTTTATTGGCTGAGTGAAGCGCAGATGGATCGGCTTCGGCCTTACTTTCCGAAGAGCCGAGGCCGTGCACACTGAGACGATCGCCGCGTTCTGAGCGGGATTATTTTCATTAACCGCAACGGGGTGCATGACGGTTCGGGCCGCGGGCCCGATGAAACGTCCAGTGGACGTTTCAAGGCATGAGCGGGCGGAGCCCCGGTAATCGCCCGTCTACGGTGGTGTGACGCGCCTGCGGAATATGGGCGGCCAAAGACTTTGTATAATCGTTGGAAGCGCTGGAGTGACATGGGTGTGTTCGCCCGGATCATGATGGGGCTGGCAGAACAGGCCCCAGATAATAAGACAATTTCGATCCCCTCTCATCGAAACTGTGTTTCGACTGCCGGGCAGTGGATGCAACCTACCTCAAGGCACATCGCACGGCTTCCAGCCTGGGGCTAAAAAGGGGGTGTGGGCGCCTAATTCACTATTGCGCAGCAATATCTCGAGAGGGGGTAAGAATGGTGCGAATACGCAACGGACACGCGCGCTCAAGGTCACGTAGGAAACGTCGGGCATTGGCGGCAGTTTTGTTGCTATATGTTCCAATGAACACCCACCGCGTGGCGCGATCGATGGCGACAAACAAGTAGCGGCGTGATGTCTCATCGGCCATTTGCGGCAGATATTTAACGTCAATGTGGATGTATCCGGGCTCATAAGCCTTGAAGGCGCTGTGCTTTGGCCTTGCCTCTTTGACCTTCAGGTCGCGCAGATTACCCAGCCCATGTCGACGCAGGCATCGATCCAAGCCCGAGCGTGAAACGTTCGGATTCAGAAACTCCCGGACCACTGCAAGTAAGTCATCAAGTGACACCAAAAGCGTCTTACGCAACGCCACCGCAACAACCTCCTGCGCTGGCGTGAGCGTCGTTTGCAAGCGATGTGGCGTGTGACTGCGGTCTTCGACACCGTCGCGGTGTCGCCACTTCAAAACGGTCTGCTCAGAGATGCCGTAGCGTTCACCCACCATCCAGGCCGGATCGTCGCTGGCTTGAATGGCGGCTCTAATCTTTGGTGTCGTCGTCGCTTGACTATGCAGTCGAATGAGCATCACGTTTCTCCTTCCGAATGTCCTCTAAGACCGATCTTGCCATGAAAAAGGCCGAACGCCGAGGGTCAATGTGATCATCCGGGATGGAACACCTAAGCCGCTGCCGATACATTTGCCTATGCCACCCTGCTGGACGCAGACCTGCCATCGCCACATTCTTTACGCGATTGGCGGCGCAAAGTGGCGAAGACGCGGGCATCATGGAACACCTGATGTCACATCCCGCACTTGGGGGTCGCATTGCGGCGGCCTGTACCGCAGAATCGGAAAACGCGAAATTCCGCCCATTGTTGACTGAAACAGAGTGGGATGCCCTCCGCGTCATCTGCGATTGATTGCGGGTCCGGACGCGCCGCGCTAGTTAAAGTGGACAAGTAAAAGGAACTGACAATGCGAATTTTTGTGGCTTTGATGGGTCTGGCGCTGCTGGCCGCCTGTGGTGGAATTCGCGATGATCTGGCCAATGTACCAGATCCCGTTGGTGCATTCCGGCTTGGTCACAACATTGCGGTGGTAAACGAACCTGTCCAAGGCCCGTTTTCGCGCACAGTTGAAGACGCCGAATGGCAGGCCGCTATGGTCACAGCCGTTGAATACCGTTTGGGCGAGGCGCGCTTTTTTGGGGATAAATACTACCATGTTGGCGTTGCAGTCGAAGCCTACGTACTGGCGTTCCCCGGTATCCCGATGGTCTATTCGCCCAAGTCCGTGTTGATCTTTTCAGTCAATTTTTTTGAGGATTCGACGCAGATAAAACTGAACGACGAACCGATCCAGATTACAGTGTTTGAACCATGCTGCACGATTCCGCTGATCGGATCGGGCTTTATGCGTGACAAAGCTGAACAAATGGAGGGGCTTTCGTTCAACGCCGCACGCGCCATAGAACGCAGCATGCGCGAGAATGCCGACTGGTTTGGTGGCACGCCCGAGCTTCTTGAAGCCGATGACACGATCATCCAAGGCAATGTTCTTGAAGACAATCCAGAACTGGTCGCGCCACAGCAGGAACCGCCCGCTGAACTGACCGCAAGCACGAACCCACTCGGTACAATCGGTTTACCGTAAGTCGCACGTTGCCGTTGGTCTTTCGCCCATTCCGCAATACGTCGCCCGCGATGTTGAATTGGGTCAGCGATTGGCCTCCGAATGACAAGCTGCCCGGATCATGGCTAAGGCAAAGTTTCAACGTTTTAAACCACACGTTAACATTGTCCTGTGGTTTCAGAGGGTCGTCGCAACACTTTAATCTTTTTGGAAAGATGGAGTGTTTATTATGAAGTATCGCACACGGACGTCTTATACGGACCAACAGAAGTCTGAGATGTGGGATCGGTGGCAACGCGGTGATTCAATGGGCTCGATTGGCCGTCACTTCAATCGTGCGTCGTCGTCTATTTTCCCTCACTTGGTGCGAACTGGTGGGATCCGCCCCGCTGATCGCGCGCGGTCGCAATGTGCTTTGAGCCTCATTGAACGGGAAGTGATTTCCCGTGGGCTTGTCACAAAGCAGTCGTTTCGTCTCATCGCACAAAACCTGAACCGGTCACCTTCGACGATCAGCCGAGAGGTTCGCAGGAACGGCGGGCGACAAGCCTATCGTGCAACTCCTTCAGA from Octadecabacter antarcticus 307 includes the following:
- a CDS encoding DUF898 family protein, with product MAFYIGFANLIGMFLSLPLFATNFTANAASFIGVIPIYFLVSYRARRYVMGGTRWRGVRLGLELRAWGYARHALWHWYITLLTLGILWPRKKFYLEKYRTDRTVFGSATLHQGGTWQMLMSGLVHVLIAIFLIGAVTVQVAM